ttgggaaacgcacccctgaacagttaaactgcccgctgttctttttcaggtcctattttaaataaatcacgTTCTTGTGAATCATAAAATTTTGATAACTAAGTACCAATAAGAATccagcagcaaatcaggatattataaTAGATATATGCTATACATATTTATGATTGGAataatttctgaacgatcattcatgtgacattgaagactggagtaatgatgctaaaaaaatcacagtaataaattgcattttaaaatatattaaaataggatatAGTTATTTCACAGTGTAATAATTTGTAACAATATTACTGTCACATGTTTGATCTGTTTTGGTTTAGTTAGTGTTTGCCCATAATTGGTTCTGTTCTTGTTCTCTTTAGTCAATTAGCAATTAACTCCACACACCTGTTTCTGTTTCTATTAGATGTGCTACCTCTCCTTGATTCCTTGTATTCGTTTTGTggattaaaaggctgtttttaaaattttcttGCTTTGTGTACTCCATAGCCCACCAGCACACAAAACAATTACTTTTACTTacaattactttatttttgatcaaataaattcagcctaaaGGGTGTGCGATATGTTTTAGCTAGTACTCAGCCGTTACCATAGTTGTTAGCCCATCACCACTAACCACCCAGCAatcttaaacattaaaaacaaatataagcaTTTAAAATTCGTTAATAACATATAATTACATACCTGTGGGCCTGCCGTCTTCTTCATGTTAGCAATCCCTCTGATAACATAATTAGTTAGCTACAATCCAACACCGATCTAAGGagcaataaaaacaccaaacctTTAAGTTAAGGAGTAACGTACACAACATAAtaagaaatacatttattaacaGAACAGTTTGATCACACCGTGTGACTTACCTTGGTGAAGTTAATGGTAGGAGTTTTGAGGTAGGAGCATAACGTTATGTCTGTATCTGTCTCGATCGTCTTCTGAACTCAAAAAAACAGCATGCTCGTTTCCACGGACGCGGCCCTGATCCGCTTTGTGACTGTTGTTCCCGCCCACTGAAACCCGGGCTGAATCCGTGTTACAGCACTGAAACGGATGTGGAATTGCCGGTTTGAAAACGGATCCGGCACGGAGTCAGCTGCTGTCTGGGCTCGTTTCCACGGAGGCGGCCCGGGTCCGCTCTGCGACTGTTGTTCCTGCCGACTGAAACCCGGGCTCGGGCCGAATCCGTGTTACAGCACTGAAACAGATGCGACTGTTATGCGGCTTTGCCGGTTTGAAAACGGATCCGGCACGGAGTCAGCTGCTGTCTGGGAAAATATCTAACACAGCTGAGTAAGTGAATTAAGAATCACGTCATGTGTGTTAGACAGAGCCATGTCAAGTTCAGCATGTTTATGACGCATTAAATTGCACACACTGGAGGAAAACTATTCAAATTGTAATGCTTAATTTTCAGGATCATCTGAAGCCATGGGATCCACAGTCGTTtctacacactgtaaaaaacaacctgtagaatctactcaataaaatgaggtaaactgatgtaacaatttgcactcagtttgtttgggtagattctatcctatatatctgagtaaagaatacctgaatttaagaatctactcaataaaatggggtaaactgatgtaacaatttacacagtttgtttgggtagattctatcctatatatctgagtaaagaatacctgaatttaagaatctacataataaaatggggtaaactgaggaaacaatttacacagtttgtttgggtagattctatcctatatatctgagtaaagaatacctgaatttaagaatctactcaataaaatggggtaaactgaggaaacaatttacacagtttgtttgggtagattctgtcctatatctgagtaaagaatacctgaatttatcagctaagaaaaacaaaaaaaaatagtaggtaaagtctacacagcaaaaagcgcagtattaaatgaactctcccgggagtttatttgagtccatactcagagtgttaaaatcaacactgaagcagtgtcaaagctaatcaggtaattaagtgattcattgagtggtgattgaaaatgattgaagacaccaacatttttatgtcaccattatagtggtcagtgttagcattagttgggctcttgacctgtaactttttagcattaagttttgtttagctgtttagctaaaccagccagacaagctaaagagcaaaagtcatgcagtggtgataatgctggtttaaaataagcttaatttgagccactATAATCATTTAGAGTGTAGTCTTTCAGTTctatattctttatttattacaactgcattggggtttcacagcagcaaaaaataataaagcttttttttttttttttattggcctTTTTACAAGCTCCACTGAtcaaaatttttttaaaagttgctcttttaggcacacacagacatcaggaatcagcatatgaatctcaacaatggtgacaaacagcatattcaaaaacagatcaactctaaacatcacggaaataatcagctcataatttattcatgccgcaatgcatgatgggagacacggatgagttttgattggctacaacatacgtttttgatggtcaccattgttgtgattctcatgctgattgttgatgtctgtgtgtctatatctaaaatatgtgtatatttttgtcaaaataagcttCAAAATTAATACTCTGATTAATCCAGCgtaattaacataaaatataactcagttattcaggtcattacattatgactttgtcaaagTATGTTCAACACCACATAATCTAATTTCTTCTGGTTTGTCTGACCGTTATAACTCAATTAGAGCACCCAAACAAAACCTAATGTTAAGAAGTTAATGGTAAAGAgctaaactaatgctaacactgaccactataatggtgacttacaaaattagaCTTTCTCCTTTTGGcgattctgctttttaacatcacacaggtctttaataatggtcaatcaccactcaatgaataacttaattacctcaataactctaacactgcttcagtgttcattttaatattcttgagtatggactcaaactattgggagagttcatttaatactgggctttttgctgtgtagactttacctactttttttagtttgtcttagctgatcaattcaggtattctttactcagatatataggatagaatctacccaaacaaactgtgcaaattgttacatcagtttaccccattttattgagtagattctataggttgttttttacagtgcagcagGTTAATTTATCACATCAGATTTGGAGGCTTATTCTGTTACATACAGACTTCTGATCCTCCATGTCTGAATTTAATTATCTTAGTTGTTTTTTTGGTAGTGTTCTTGCCTGTTCTAAAAAACATGTTCTTTTGTTCTAACTACTGTTAAGGGTTGAACATGCCAGTGGTGAGGGTGAGTGCACTTCATGAATTGTATGCATGGTATTTAAACTGGTCTTATTTGTTGTTGTGGAATGTTTATTATAACttgcattacaagaataaatagaatgatagaataaaCAATGATTCTAGTAGTTTAATGTAGTCAAGACAATTAAATACACATTGTGTACattctgtgttttaatatattttttattttctccttGTGCTGTTTCATGCAGGTCTGCTGCAGCCTCTATATACATCAGTTCCTGTGTGTAGGCCTTCTCCATGGAGTGAAGTCTCTTTACCACCTGCAACAACACAATCAACACCTGCACCAATGCCGCCTGCACTGACCAAAGCCCCTGTTCCCAGCTACTCGACCAAAAAAGGTTAAGATAGTTAACCACACATCATatgaattagatgttttgttatgtttttaatttCCTCCTTGTGCTGTTTCATGCAGGTCTGCTGCAGCCTCTATCTACATCAGTTCCTGTGTGTAGGCCTTCTCCATGGGGTGAAGTCTCTTTACCACCTGCAACAACACAATCAACACCTGCACCAATGCCGTCTGCACTGACCAAAGCCCCTGTTCCCAGCTACTTGGCCAAAAAAGGTAAAGACAGTTAAATGCATATCATGTGCAATCAGTGttttacacacgcacacacacacacacacacatatatatatatatataaatataaattaataaatttacttttactTTGGGATTTATGCAGTTCTGCCGACATCACGCGCAGTCTCTAGTCCTCCCAGTCCCAGTATGCCTTCTTCACAGACTGATGGCTCTGTACCATCTCCTGCAGCACAATCAGCACCTACAACTCCTGCATCAATGCCATCTGCACAGACAGAAGCACCTGTTCCCAGCTACTTGCAAGATATTAGCCGCTGGAACTGTTCTCTTCATCAAAGAATTTGGATGAAGACAGAGATGGAGTCCATGGGGCTCTGGCCAGGATCATACCCAGTAAGAAACCTCATGAATATGGTCTCCTTGTGGCGCTATCCACCTCAGCCTGAGCTTATAGAGACAAACACTGGTCTTCCGTCACCCAAATACTTCCAGCTCCATCCCTTTTTCATTTGGAAACCTGAGCACAGTATAATGGAAAGGCTTAGGAACAATTACATCCTGCCTTGTCTCTACGGCTGTTAAAGTCCTAATGTTGTGTCCTCTGGTGTGGGAAGACCCCGAGTGGTCCTTGGTACTACCAGCCAATATTACATCCTTGCTTCACGTCTGTGTTGTAAGGCATGCAAAAAATACTGGTTCGCTGATAAACCTCAGTGGCTAGACATGCTACCACAGCGATTCACAAACATCTTGCCAGCCTTCCTCACCCATAAGAAGGCAATCTGTAAAACAGTAATGGATGAACTGAGGCGCTCTGGAAAATCCCCTAATGACATGGCCAACCAGCTGTCTGAGGCGCTTCACCTTAAATATGAAAGAGCCCATCTGGCCTACCTTCTCAGTGTGCAGAACGTCAGGGATGCTGAAGCAGGGCTGTATGGTCAGAAAACCATCACTGGGGCACTGAGGAAGGATGACACACCTGGACCGTTTGGGGGTTACGAAGACACTGATGGGTGGCATGGGGTGTCTGTCTCTGCACACTATTTAGTAGAGTGCCTTCTTCATGAATATCAGCGGCAGGAAGCAGCTCTCACTCAGCTCCTACAAGGCACTTTTGGACAGGTGTTCAGGTCAGATCACACACGCAAAGTTGCTAGAAAAGTGACCCTCTCATCTGGCACAATGTCATCCTATGCTGTGATGAATGAGAACTGGATGATTCTGTCCTGGGTGATGCTGCAGAGTGAAAGTGAGCACTCCCTGGAGTCAATGTACTGTGGGCTGGCCAATCGCTACAGTGCTGCTGGTATTCCCAAGGCCAAGTACCAGTGGGTGGACATGTATGAATCACGAATCAAGGTTATGCATGTCAAATACATTAAACTTAATTTAACTTTCCCCTTTTATGTAATTAGGGACTGCTGTGCCGCTTTCAGAGTGATGGACCCAGGACCTTATGAGCACCAGCAGTGGGAAGCCTGGAGGACCACTGAAGCTATTGTGGCAGAGGTTACATCAGGAAACCTCAAGAATTTACATGCCGCTTGCCGGAAGTTCAATGAGGACATGGTTGTTAAACTGGACTTGTTTCACTGTATGCGGCGGTTCACCAGGGAGTGTTTTTCGGAGCACCATCCTCTGTACAGCTCATTCTGCCAGTTCCTCTCTTCTGCCTTCTCTGTAGTTGATCAAAGTGACATGGAAAAACTGAAGAACGCATACAAATTCTGTGGTATCGAGCCTGCTAATCCCACCAAGCAGCACATCAGAGAGCACTGCAGGACAAAAGTGCCACATCCCAGAGAGCTGCTCCAAAGAGTGGAAGAAGTGCTTCACCATTTCCATCTGGCAAAGGATCCCAACAACATCTTTCTTTTTAAACcatcaatgttaaaaatgtgGTGGATTCAGCGTATCCACATTCTTAGAGGCTGCCTAAGTGACCCTGAGGTGGAGGAAGGAATCCTCTACAGGCATGGTGGAACCCTACAGCTCAATCATGTCAAGGGTGATGGAGCTGCTGTCCCCATTTGGATCCCCGTCAGAGGCACTTCCCAGCAGGAGGGGTTTCATTTTCACCAGGCTCAGTGGGTAACAGGCAATCGCGTCTCTCCTGAGTTGTTCCAGGCACAGGGAATGACTGGTGTGGCGCGCTGGAATTATCAGCGGCTAGTGGACCTGAAGCAGCCTGGGGTTGTCTTACCTGGAGTGTTTGACCCTGTTTTGATGATGGAGTTAAACAGGGCATCTATAAGAGTGACAGGGCAACCCAAATATCCAGCTCTGCACATCTCCAGCAGGGACACAAGAGAGAGGTTTGGCCTGCAATATGTGGAGCCAGGCTGTCGACCTGTGCCTCTTGactttgacaaacacaaaagcatgAAGACAGACCTAGGAGATGCAGAGATGCAAGAAGTGTCTTCATCTGGCATTCCATTCTCATTTCCATCTCAGGTGAGCCTTTAAACTTTTTTGATAACAGACTATGACTATTGAttaaaaaaactaactttttttatTACACTCATTTTGCTCAATTTCAGGAATGCTTAGACGATACCTCTTCTGCTGAGACCCCTCTTGCTCCAGAACCAGAGACCACCCCACAGACTGTCATTTTTCACCAGTTTTCCACTCCAAGTGCTGTGTCAGTGAAGGAACAAACATCTGTGGAGTGTCTATTAGATGCAGGTAATCATATTATGCATACAGGCGTCAATGTGTGTATTCTGTCTGCCTCATCTatgcacacaaaaaataaatacttaatttaGTACTTTTGTGAATCTCTTTTAGAACTCCCAAGCACATCACCACTGCCTGTAGCTGCTTCTCCCTGTGCTGCTCGCACTGGACCGATTAAGACAGGTGGCAGAGTCTTTGTGTTGGACCATAACAGATGGACGGATccaatgagaaatgccattgatAGTTTGCTGGCTAAGCACCATGGGAGCAAGGACCTACTTACAAAGGTGGATGCTGAATATGCTGCTATGGTACAGAGTGCCTGCACTGACCCCAACAGCCTTCTGCACTCAACCACAAAGCAGCACATAAGCAGGTACATAAAACACCTTGCTAAAAAAAAGAACACCAATGCTTCTCTCAACACCAGCCCTGAAAAGCTCTTGGAGACACAACAGTTGTGGCAGCGTCTTCACTCAGGTAGTGAAACTACCAGTGTCCCAGTGACAGTACTGCCACCTGCCCCAGTCAATCCACCTGCAAAGACTGTTCCTGAGGCTGTCCCTCTGGACCAGACAGCACTCGAGAAGATGGTGAAGGACATCGTAGAGAAGCAGCAGGCCTTTCATcagcaacaacaacagcagcaggcACCACAAAAAAACAAACTAGATCCTGTTTAGCCTGTGGCCAGCCTAAGTCTCGATACATGGGTGATGGCTCCTCAATTCATTTCTTTTATCAAGGTAGTGATGTTAA
Above is a genomic segment from Garra rufa chromosome 2, GarRuf1.0, whole genome shotgun sequence containing:
- the LOC141325620 gene encoding uncharacterized protein, translating into MLPQRFTNILPAFLTHKKAICKTVMDELRRSGKSPNDMANQLSEALHLKYERAHLAYLLSVQNVRDAEAGLYGQKTITGALRKDDTPGPFGGYEDTDGWHGVSVSAHYLVECLLHEYQRQEAALTQLLQGTFGQVFRSDHTRKVARKVTLSSGTMSSYAVMNENWMILSWVMLQSESEHSLESMYCGLANRYSAAGIPKAKYQWVDMYESRIKVMHVKYIKLNLTFPFYVIRDCCAAFRVMDPGPYEHQQWEAWRTTEAIVAEVTSGNLKNLHAACRKFNEDMVVKLDLFHCMRRFTRECFSEHHPLYSSFCQFLSSAFSVVDQSDMEKLKNAYKFCGIEPANPTKQHIREHCRTKVPHPRELLQRVEEVLHHFHLAKDPNNIFLFKPSMLKMWWIQRIHILRGCLSDPEVEEGILYRHGGTLQLNHVKGDGAAVPIWIPVRGTSQQEGFHFHQAQWVTGNRVSPELFQAQGMTGVARWNYQRLVDLKQPGVVLPGVFDPVLMMELNRASIRVTGQPKYPALHISSRDTRERFGLQYVEPGCRPVPLDFDKHKSMKTDLGDAEMQEVSSSGIPFSFPSQECLDDTSSAETPLAPEPETTPQTVIFHQFSTPSAVSVKEQTSVECLLDAELPSTSPLPVAASPCAARTGPIKTGGRVFVLDHNRWTDPMRNAIDSLLAKHHGSKDLLTKVDAEYAAMVQSACTDPNSLLHSTTKQHISRYIKHLAKKKNTNASLNTSPEKLLETQQLWQRLHSGSETTSVPVTVLPPAPVNPPAKTVPEAVPLDQTALEKMVKDIVEKQQAFHQQQQQQQAPQKNKLDPV